GCGCGATTATTTCGCTTCAGCAACCGAATCACGGTGAACATCATGCGCCGCTGAAAAAGGAACTGTTGCAGCGGATGCGTTTGCTGGGTGAAGCCTTCCGCAATATTGTGTTTGCTCAGTTCCAGATTTCGCTGATCAACACCGTTTTGTCCGGTATTTTTCTGTTCGGGATTTTACCGTTGTTCGGCATTCATCTGCCGCTGGCAAAAACGCTGGTGGTGGTGACGTTCGTGTGCGGATTGCTACCGGTGATCGGTAATCTTATTTCTAACACGCTGATTTTCATCGTTGGTCTTTCCCTTTCATTGTGGGTCGGCGCGCTGGTTCTGGCGTATCTGATCATTATTCACAAGGTGGAATACTTCCTGAATGCGCGTATTGTCGGCAGCCGTATTAAGGCGAAGTCCTGGGAAGTTCTGCTGGCTATGCTGGTCTTTGAAGCTGCGTTTGGTATCCCCGGCGTCGTGGCCGCACCTATCTATTACGCGTATATGAAAAGCGAACTGAAAGAAGCGGGTCTGATTTAATCCTTTCTGAAAACATGGCGCTTTGCCTGCAGGGCGCCACTGTTTAGTCACTGTACAATCCTTTCAAAAAATCCTGAAAAAAACAGATTCAGGCAAGCAATAGCGAGAATCGTTATATCTGTTTGTCATCTAAAACCCGCATAATTTCCTGGTGCCTGCAGTTCGTGCGGGCATGAAGTATTCCGTTTGCCTACCAGGAGAAAAAAATGACGCTTAACGTTCGTGGTTTCGCTGCACATTCAGCGGATGCGCCTCTCGCGCCTCATAACTTTGTTCGCCGTGACCCGCGTGATACCGACGTTGTGATCGACATTCTTTACTGTGGCGTGTGTCACTCAGACATCCACCAGGCTCGTAACGAATGGCATCAGAGCATTTATCCGATGGTTCCGGGCCATGAAATTATCGGTCGCGTTAAACACATTGGCGCGAAAGTAAAAGGCTTCAATGTCGGCGATACCGTCGGTGTCGGTTGTATGGTCGATTCTTGTCAGCACTGTGAGTCCTGCGCAGAAAGCCTGGAACAGTACTGTGAAGAAGGCGCTACCATGACCTATAACAGCCTTGATCGTCATGACAACATGATGACTTATGGCGGTTATTCTGAAGAAATCGTTGTTTCAGAAAAATTCGTACTGCGCGTTTCTGAAAAGCTGGATATCAAATCTGCCGCACCGCTGCTGTGTGCCGGTATCACCACTTACTCTCCGCTTAAGCACTGGAAAGTAGGTAAAGGCCATAAAGTCGCGGTTGTTGGTTTAGGGGGTTTAGGTCACATGGGCCTGAAATTCGCTAAAGCGCTGGGTGCGGATGTGACGTTGTTCACCCGTTCTAAAGGCAAAGAGCAGGAAGCTTACCGTCTGGGCGCTGACCACGTGGTGTTGTCTACCGATGCAGAACAAATGGCCGCAGTGAAAAGTCACTTCGACTTTATTCTGGACACGGTACCGAACCCGCACGACCTGAATCCGTACCTGGAAACCCTGAAACGCGATGGTACGCATATTCTGGTTGGCCTGATCGAGCCAATCGAACCTGCGCTGCACAGCGGTAAACTTGTCATGGGCCGCAAAACCGTTGCCGGCTCCCTGATCGGCGGTATCGCGGAAACTCAGGAAATGCTGGATTTCTGTGCTGAGCATGACATTTCCTGTGATGTGGAAATGATCGACATGCAGGATATCAACGGCGCTTACGAACGTATGCTGAAAAGCGACGTGAAATACCGCTTTGTTGTTGATATGGCTTCACTGAAAAACGCCGGTTAACCCTTATTGCGCATTGAAACGCGTGGATTGCGCATTGGATAGCGTGTATTGCACGCTGAAGAGCATTTATTACGCGTTGAATAGCAATATTGGTTAAATAGCGACCTAATGCGTCTGTCCTGAATATTGAGTTAAATCAGCAGGGCAGGCGCATTGTGGCGAAATTTACTCTTTACACGTTTCTGTGACTTCTCGGCTTGAAAGCGCGGTGGTATCCTGCTGCCTTTCGCCGGGCGAAGGAAAACCAGTGGCTAAGAGTTTTGATGAACTCATCAGAGACATGGATCTGATGATTGAACATGTGGACAGGCTGAAAGACCTGCCGCCACGTGCAGCGCAACCAACCGCTGCGGACAAACCTGCGTACGATTCTTTCGGTGAGATTTTCGCCCTGAAAGCCGTGATGCGGGCTTTTATTTCTTCTGTCGACACGATTGTTAAAGTGCAGATTGCGAAGAAAGTCGAACAGGATATTGGCCATCTGGAGAACACCGTGCGGTCAATCGGCGGCGGCAGTGCTGACGCAGAAGATGTCGCGCAAATTACGGCTTATGTCCGTAATGCAGTTTCAGAGCTCATGGATTAATCCAGCACGCGTCAATCGTGCTGTAAAACGCCGGTCACCGGGTCTTTTAAAGACAATATGTGACCGGCGTTTTTTTTGGATTTTCTCACCCATAGGCGCGGCGTCTAAAAGCGTCTATTCTTGCCCTAACTATTTTTGCCGGTGTCGTTTATGTCTCAGGATTACCGCTGTTTCGCGTCAGCACGACGCAGATGTTATGCCCTTTTATTTGATCACCGCACACGCAGCGGTCGCCGCATGGAAACGTTTTGGATTGTTATCTCGATGCTGAGCGTTCTTTCTTTGTTCATTGAGTCGAGCGCCAGCGATCTCTTCCCCAATTCGCCGAAGATATTGTTACAGCTCGGCCTGATGGAAGTGGTGTTCACCGCCGTGTTCACGGTTGAATACTTGCTGCGGTTGATTTCCTCACCACGAAAAACTCGCTACCCGTTGAGCTTTTTCGGGATTGTCGACCTTTGTACTGTGTTGCCGATGTACATCATCTGGCTGATGCCGTCGCTTACTTTGTCAGCGAATCTGATGGTGCTGATACGTCTGCTGAGGGTCCTGCGCGTACTTCGGGTGCTCAAATTGCTGCGCTATATGAGTGATGCCGGGATCTTGTGGCGCAGCCTGATGCGCGCGCGACGTAAACTGGGCATCTTCTTCGGCTTTGTGGCGATCATCTTGTGTTTATTTGGCGGACTGATGTTTGCGGTAGAAGGGGGGAATGACGGGTTTAGCTCACTGGGGACCTCAGTTTACTGGGCGGTCGTCACGCTCACCACGGTCGGTTACGGTGATATCACGCCGCATACCGCCCTGGGACGAATGCTGGCATCGGTGCTTATTCTGCTGGGGTATTCCATCATCGCCGTTCCTACCGGGATTTTGACCGCTTATATGTCACAAGAGTTGGAAAAAGGACGTGCGGCGCGTTCCTGTCAGATTTGTCTGCATTCCAGACATGAAATTGATGCAAAATTTTGCGCGCATTGCGGAGCGGTTCTTGAGGCCGATACTTCCCAACCTGTTGAAAAATAGCCTGATAACTGCTCAATGATTGTACTATCTGGTACGTATTTCGACTATTTTTGGGGTTTACCTCACCATTGCATTAAAAAGAGTTGCTATTAAAGGGCAGTCATGAGTAAATACATACCGGCCTGTGGTACAGACCTATTTATGCACGACATCCTGAGTAAAGTTGTTCCAATTTAAAGCGTTATCCATGATAACCCTGCTCTGACGAATTTCCTTCTTAGTGCCTCCATAAGTAACGACTGAAATCCGGCTATAACATGCCCATGGTGGCGAAATTTATTTTTAAAAGGTAATTCCTATGTCAATGATGAAAGGTCAGGTTAAGTGGTTTAACGAGTCTAAAGGCTTTGGCTTCATCACTCCTGCTGACGGCAGCAAAGATGTGTTCGTACACTTCTCCGCTATCCAGGATCAAGGTTTCAAGACCCTGGCTGAAGGCCAGAACGTACAGTTCACTATCGAGAACGGTGCTAAAGGTCCGTCTGCGGCTAACGTTACCGCTATCTAATCTTGCTTTACCGCTGTTTCAGCGATAAACGTAAAGATAACAAAAACCCGCATGCGCGGGTTTTTTTACGTCTGTAGTTTGTCGATCTGGCTTATGGATCCTGTGTCAGGATGTCATTTGCAGATGCAGATGCAGATGCAGATGGAGAAGGCGGAGTTTGCTCTGCAATAACTGCTTTGCCGGAAGGTGCTGGCAAAAGAACAAAAAAAAGCCCGCATAGTGGCGGGCAAAAATATTTCTTATGACATTCATTGTTGTACTCCCTCGGGGGTGAGCACGCTGTCAGTATAGTGGATATCAAAGTCAGGATTCTGGCCGCAATATGTTAAGGAAATGCAAATTAGTGCCGTAGGGTTATTTTCTTCTTTTCAGGCTAACTTTCCCTTCGCCACCTGCTTTTGTGTGGCGGTCTGTACTACAATAAACTTAATTGAAAACCATGGGATAACCTGATGAAAGTTAATGATCTTGTGACAGTGAAAACCGACGGCGGACCGCGCCGTCCGGGTAAAGTATTAGCCGTTGAAGAGTTTTACGAAGGCATCATGTATCTGGTGTCGCTGGAAGATTATCCGGCGGGCATCTGGTTCTTCAATGAAGGTGACAGCAAAGACGGTACATTCGTCGAACCGCGTGAAGGCACCGAATAGACTTCGCCTGCAAACAGGTTGTCGGCATAAAAAAACACCGGGGCAAATGCCGCCGGTGTTTTTGTTTTTAAGGCTGTCTTTTACGGCGATGTTGCGGGATCAGAACGTTTCCCAGTTAGGCTGTTCGCTGGCCTGTTTGGATGAACGCGAGTCCGGGGCGGAAAGGGTGCGTGCCGGTGGCTGGCGCTTTGCCGGAGCACGTTGAGTGGTGCCCTCAAGACGAAATACCGCCACGGCCTGAGTCAGACGAGCAGCCTGTTCTTCCAGCGATGCCGCCGCCGCAGAGGCTTCCTGCACCAGTGAGGCGTTTTGTTGAGTGACGCCGTCCATTTCTGACACAGCCTGGCTGACCTGACTGATCCCGCGGCTTTGTTCGTCAGAGGCGGAAGCGATTTCACCCATGATATCCGTAACGTGACCGACGGCGGTGACGATTTCAGACATTGTATCGCCTGCGTCGCCGACCAGAATGCAGCCTTCGCCCACGTAATCGACCGATTCTTCAATCAGCGTTTCAATTTCTTTCGCGGCCTGGGCACTTCTCTGCGCCAGACTGCGCACTTCGCTGGCGACAACGGCAAATCCACGGCCCTGTTCGCCCGCGCGTGCGGCTTCCACCGCAGCATTCAGCGCCAGAATATTGGTCTGGAAAGCAATACTGTTAATCACGTTGGTGATTTCAGCAATTTTGGATGAGCTGCGCGAAATTTTATCCATCGTCGTCACCACATCTTCCACAATGCTGCCGCCTTTTTGCGCTTTGCGCGAAGCATCAGCGGCCAGTTTGCTGGCGTGATGGGCATTTTCCGAGTTCTGTTTCACGGTTGCGGTCAGTTGTTCCATGCTGGCGGCGGTTTCTTCCAGCGCGGCGGCCTGCTGCTCGGTGCGGGAGGAAAGATCGGTATTACCGGAAGCGATTTCCGTTGAACCCTGATAAATTGACACGGCACCTTCACGCACGGTCAGCACCGTGGACGCCAGAGAGTGCTGCATCTGCTCAACATTGCTGCTCAGCACACCGATTTCATTGCGGCCATTGCTCTGACCTGGTTGAGTCAGGTCGCCTTCAGAGATTTTCTGAATACGCGTCACCAGACGGTTCAGCGGATTAATGATCACTTTGCGCATCACCAGATAGGTGATGAAGGTCAGGACCAGCGCCAGCAGGAAACCGCCCGCCATCAGCGTATAACCGAGAACGGCGTTACGCTGGGCTTTGTCATTAATGGCGTTGGCGGTCTCGGTGCGATAGGCGATGGCAGCCAGTAACGGTATGTTGTTGGCCAGATCGAGGTTGCGCACGGTCTCCGCTTCCTGAGAAATGACTTCTTCAAAATGCGCCTGTTTGGCCGATTCCAGCATCGGCGCCATGCCTTTAGTCAGATAATCGTTGTAAGCTTTTTTCAGCGGCTCATCGAGCGCCAGATCCTTTTCTGTTTTATTCGGGCGGTTGATATAGCTCTCAAAAGAAGACTGCGACTGTTTAATCCGGCTGGCGGCGTCAGTCAGGTTCTGATTAAACACATCCTGATCGCCGACACGGGCAGCAGCCGCGGCCTGGATCAGTAACAAACGCGCCGTGCGCAGATGGTTAGAACTGTTAGAAAGCGCCAGACGAATTTGCAGTTCCTGCGTGGCATTCGCGAGTGCGGCATTGCTTTGCTTAAGAAAGAAGCTGGATGTACCGATGGAAACGGCGAAAAGAAACAGGATCCCGGTGAGGATCAGGCTAATCAGGGTAATCAGTCGAATATTGCTGATGAAAGACGTTCTGGAATCTGAAAGGGTAGGAGTATCCATATTATTTTATTCCGCTCTGTTGATCCTGCATACCGTCGGTTCCGGACGGTAAGTAACAGCGATGTAGACTTTGCCAGCGGGCAAGTCCTGCCGTGACGAAAAGAAAGCGCCAATAAGATTCATCGGCATTTAAGCGGAGGGATTCAGTTTATATTTGTGGCGCAGATCGCATTTTTGCAGATTTATTGCGTTCGCTACAGGCTACGTCAAGACACAGCCTGTAGCGGGGACCGGAGAGGGGCTAATTCACGTATATTCCGTTGGTGAGTTGATCACACAAACGAACAACGTGATAAATAATATGTTTATTCGGTGACTTTATTTTCCGCTTAATATTTCCTTTATATGAAGACACCGTTTTTGTTTTGATTTGCAACTTATCGGATATTTCAATCGTTCCGTTACCTGACATCCACATTCTTAACATGGCGGATTCTGAACGGCTGAGCATCACTGGTCTGATATCCAGCGCCGCACAACTTGCCGGATCCTGTGCCTGCGGCAGTGACGGATGATTCAGTAACTGCCGGAGTGTTGCTGCCTTAATTGATTTCGAGGTGATAATCACGTTCTTACGAACAAAAATATATTCTTCAAAATGGATACGCGTACGCGACATGAAGATAAAAAATAATGTTTCCGGGCAGTCAGTAATCAGTTCACCCAGCCGCTCTTTGTTATGCGACTGAGACAACATGCAATCCTCATTAATAAACACCACAGAGGGTTTGAGTCTGACGCATCCGGCCTGTAGCTGGTCAAAACTGCTGGCGTAACTGATCTCCTGTTCGCTGGTGAGTAATTGTTGCAAGCCCAGACGGGTATACCGGCATGGATCCAAGATTATCGTTTGCATAGTAAGTCCTCGTAGGACGTCCTTGTTCTGCATAATGATTGGATTCTTTGGTGTCAGCACAAAGCGCAAAGAATGCGCGCTGGTTCTACTTTTTGCATGAAAGTTGACCGGTTGGAAGTGTTATTTTCAACCACCCACAGACAGGGAGGTTTTTGATTAATTTGGTTTATGTCAGGATTAACTTTGTAACTGAACAAAAAAAGGAAACTAATTCGGATTATTCTTAATGGATGTAAGGACATAGAAGAAAGGCTTAATAACAGGCGTGTTACAGTAACACTCTGTAACACTTCGCAGGGAGATGATGATGCTGCTTATGCTTAAAAACAATTCACGAATGAAAAATGGCAACAAAAGCGGACGCAGCGTGTCAGCGCTGCGTCACTGTGATTACCAGTAGGATTGCCAGCACTGGGTCAGGCGCGTCAGGGCTTCAACATAAAAATAATCGCCCCAGCTGCAACACTCATCCACGCCTTTGCCGCTTGCCATGTGATACACAGAATGCTTAAGCAGTCCGTCACAATCTTCCTGCTCACCGGTCAGATAATTCTCAGTCAGTGAATCCATGATGCGAAGCGCCATTTCCTCATAACAGGCGCGTTTGACGTCCGTGGCGGGCAGGGTCGTTGCCAGACTCAGCAGGCCGCACACCGCAATGGCAGCGGCTGAACTGTCGCGAACGGCATCGGTGCCCAGCAGCGCCAAATCCCAGTGACACACATCATCTTCCGGCAGACGGTTAAGGAAATAATGTGCCAGGCAGCGTGACAGCTCGACCTGTTCTTCATCACCGGTATAACGGTAGCTGAGAAGGAATCCGTAAATGCCCCAGGCCTGACCGCGAGACCAGCAGGAATCATCGGCATAACCCTGATGAGTGTTGCCAAAACGCGGCTCACCGGTCACGGTATCCATGTAATACGTGTGATACGTCGACGCGTCCGGTCGCACAATATACTTCGCAGCCTGCTCCGCATGGGCTCGCGCCGCGTCGGCAAAGCGAGGTTCACCGGTTTGTTCACTTGCCCAGTACAGCAATGGCAGGTTCATATTGCAGTCAATAATCATGCGCCCGGCCTGTTCCGGATCCTTTAAATCCCCCCATGCCTGAATGATTTTTGCTTTGCTATTGAAGCGCTCCATCAGGGCTTCGGCCGCCAGCAGGGCAAATCCGCGTGCCTGACGATTGCCCGTCAGTTTAAAGGCGCTGACGCAGGACAAACTGTAGAGAAATCCGAGATCGTGCGTGGCGGTATCAATGCGGTTAGCGATGCGGTTACCAAATGACGTCACCTGTTTTTCTGCCGCCAGCCGGTAACGGTCGTCGCCGGTCATCTCATACGCCAGCCACAGCTGTCCGGTCCAAAAACTGGTGGTCCATTCCACATTTTCCGTCAGTTTGTAGTGGCCGTTTTCGCAGGTTTCTGCCGGAAACTTATCGCCAAACTTATCCAGATTGCGGGAAATTTTACTGAGCACCACCTGGCGTGCCCGCTCTAATTTTTGCGCGAAAGCAATTCTGTCCAGCTGGTTCAGTTCAACGGGCAGTAACTTTTCTTTCGTGATGTTAAGCGTCATAACGTCTCCCTTTTGCAGAGCAATAAATGTTTTAGAGTCATTGGATGGATTTCAGTCGGTCATTTCAGCGGCGCGAGTTCGCCGTTGTTTTCGGCAGGTTCTGCGGGGGCTGGCGTGCCGGAACGCAGGCTGTGACAGGCAGATAACGTGAAAGCAGAAATCAGCGTGAAGCACAGTGCAATGCCGCCCATCACCAGATACGTGTGTTCGAAACCAATGCGGTCATAGAAGTAACCGGCAGGCGGGGCAACCACGATTGAGCCAACATAAATCATTGCCTGATAACCCAGCAGGTACATGGTGGCGTTGACGCGTTTGCTGAAATGCTCAGCGATATATTTGAATACGGATACCAGCAGCAGGGCGATTTCCAGCCCGTAGAACGGTTTGATAATCGAGATAAGCAGCGGATCGCTGGTCAGTCCGGAAGCGATCAACCGTAATCCCACCAGCGCCCCGACAAACAGCAGGCCTT
The Rahnella variigena genome window above contains:
- a CDS encoding AI-2E family transporter, whose amino-acid sequence is MQIMRSNQIRWLSVLIVMGGLLLILPLHLLACFIAGFLVFELINALTPYFQKIISGERARWVVVAVIGTLVVSFLTVAIAGIADFLMEDMKNPVAFNAMVSRLLSDAQSRLSPVLLHYLPANIEELQRSFLQWLREHIVMIQAFGKNAAHVFLTMIIGMILGAIISLQQPNHGEHHAPLKKELLQRMRLLGEAFRNIVFAQFQISLINTVLSGIFLFGILPLFGIHLPLAKTLVVVTFVCGLLPVIGNLISNTLIFIVGLSLSLWVGALVLAYLIIIHKVEYFLNARIVGSRIKAKSWEVLLAMLVFEAAFGIPGVVAAPIYYAYMKSELKEAGLI
- a CDS encoding NAD(P)-dependent alcohol dehydrogenase produces the protein MTLNVRGFAAHSADAPLAPHNFVRRDPRDTDVVIDILYCGVCHSDIHQARNEWHQSIYPMVPGHEIIGRVKHIGAKVKGFNVGDTVGVGCMVDSCQHCESCAESLEQYCEEGATMTYNSLDRHDNMMTYGGYSEEIVVSEKFVLRVSEKLDIKSAAPLLCAGITTYSPLKHWKVGKGHKVAVVGLGGLGHMGLKFAKALGADVTLFTRSKGKEQEAYRLGADHVVLSTDAEQMAAVKSHFDFILDTVPNPHDLNPYLETLKRDGTHILVGLIEPIEPALHSGKLVMGRKTVAGSLIGGIAETQEMLDFCAEHDISCDVEMIDMQDINGAYERMLKSDVKYRFVVDMASLKNAG
- a CDS encoding ion transporter, translating into METFWIVISMLSVLSLFIESSASDLFPNSPKILLQLGLMEVVFTAVFTVEYLLRLISSPRKTRYPLSFFGIVDLCTVLPMYIIWLMPSLTLSANLMVLIRLLRVLRVLRVLKLLRYMSDAGILWRSLMRARRKLGIFFGFVAIILCLFGGLMFAVEGGNDGFSSLGTSVYWAVVTLTTVGYGDITPHTALGRMLASVLILLGYSIIAVPTGILTAYMSQELEKGRAARSCQICLHSRHEIDAKFCAHCGAVLEADTSQPVEK
- a CDS encoding glycoside hydrolase family 88 protein, whose product is MTLNITKEKLLPVELNQLDRIAFAQKLERARQVVLSKISRNLDKFGDKFPAETCENGHYKLTENVEWTTSFWTGQLWLAYEMTGDDRYRLAAEKQVTSFGNRIANRIDTATHDLGFLYSLSCVSAFKLTGNRQARGFALLAAEALMERFNSKAKIIQAWGDLKDPEQAGRMIIDCNMNLPLLYWASEQTGEPRFADAARAHAEQAAKYIVRPDASTYHTYYMDTVTGEPRFGNTHQGYADDSCWSRGQAWGIYGFLLSYRYTGDEEQVELSRCLAHYFLNRLPEDDVCHWDLALLGTDAVRDSSAAAIAVCGLLSLATTLPATDVKRACYEEMALRIMDSLTENYLTGEQEDCDGLLKHSVYHMASGKGVDECCSWGDYFYVEALTRLTQCWQSYW
- the dsrB gene encoding protein DsrB → MKVNDLVTVKTDGGPRRPGKVLAVEEFYEGIMYLVSLEDYPAGIWFFNEGDSKDGTFVEPREGTE
- the cspE gene encoding transcription antiterminator/RNA stability regulator CspE, translating into MSMMKGQVKWFNESKGFGFITPADGSKDVFVHFSAIQDQGFKTLAEGQNVQFTIENGAKGPSAANVTAI
- a CDS encoding methyl-accepting chemotaxis protein, with protein sequence MDTPTLSDSRTSFISNIRLITLISLILTGILFLFAVSIGTSSFFLKQSNAALANATQELQIRLALSNSSNHLRTARLLLIQAAAAARVGDQDVFNQNLTDAASRIKQSQSSFESYINRPNKTEKDLALDEPLKKAYNDYLTKGMAPMLESAKQAHFEEVISQEAETVRNLDLANNIPLLAAIAYRTETANAINDKAQRNAVLGYTLMAGGFLLALVLTFITYLVMRKVIINPLNRLVTRIQKISEGDLTQPGQSNGRNEIGVLSSNVEQMQHSLASTVLTVREGAVSIYQGSTEIASGNTDLSSRTEQQAAALEETAASMEQLTATVKQNSENAHHASKLAADASRKAQKGGSIVEDVVTTMDKISRSSSKIAEITNVINSIAFQTNILALNAAVEAARAGEQGRGFAVVASEVRSLAQRSAQAAKEIETLIEESVDYVGEGCILVGDAGDTMSEIVTAVGHVTDIMGEIASASDEQSRGISQVSQAVSEMDGVTQQNASLVQEASAAAASLEEQAARLTQAVAVFRLEGTTQRAPAKRQPPARTLSAPDSRSSKQASEQPNWETF
- the rcsA gene encoding transcriptional regulator RcsA — protein: MQTIILDPCRYTRLGLQQLLTSEQEISYASSFDQLQAGCVRLKPSVVFINEDCMLSQSHNKERLGELITDCPETLFFIFMSRTRIHFEEYIFVRKNVIITSKSIKAATLRQLLNHPSLPQAQDPASCAALDIRPVMLSRSESAMLRMWMSGNGTIEISDKLQIKTKTVSSYKGNIKRKIKSPNKHIIYHVVRLCDQLTNGIYVN